Proteins found in one Miscanthus floridulus cultivar M001 chromosome 4, ASM1932011v1, whole genome shotgun sequence genomic segment:
- the LOC136550287 gene encoding caffeoylshikimate esterase-like isoform X2, with amino-acid sequence MVHGYGNDVSWTFQSTAVFLARSGFACFAADLPGHGRSHGLRAFVPDLDAAVADLLAFFRAVKAREEHAGLPCFLFGESMGGAICLLIHLRTRPEEWAGAVLVAPMCRISDRIRPPWPLPEILTFVARFAPTAAIVPTADLIEKSVKVPAKRIIAARNPVRYNGRPRLGTVVELLRATDELAKRLGEVSIPFLVVHGSADEVTDPEVSRALYAAAASKDKTIKIYDGMLHSLLFGEPDENIERVRGDILAWLNERCTPPATPWHRDIPVE; translated from the coding sequence ATGGTCCACGGCTACGGCAACGACGTCAGCTGGACGTTTCAGTCCACGGCGGTCTTCCTCGCGCGGTCCGGGTTCGCCTGCTTCGCGGCCGACCTCCCGGGCCACGGCCGCTCCCACGGCCTCCGCGCCTTCGTGCCCGACCTCGACGCCGCCGTCGCCGACCTCCTCGCCTTCTTCCGCGCCGTCAAGGCGAGGGAGGAGCACGCGGGCCTGCCCTGCTTCCTCTTCGGGGAGTCCATGGGCGGGGCCATCTGCTTGCTCATCCACCTCCGCACGCGGCCGGAGGAGTGGGCGGGGGCGGTCCTCGTCGCGCCCATGTGCAGGATCTCCGACCGGATCCGCCCGCCGTGGCCGCTGCCGGAAATTCTCACCTTCGTCGCGCGGTTCGCGCCCACGGCCGCCATCGTTCCCACCGCTGACCTCATCGAGAAGTCCGTCAAGGTGCCCGCCAAGCGCATCATTGCAGCGCGCAACCCTGTGCGCTACAACGGCCGCCCCAGGCTCGGCACCGTCGTCGAGCTGTTGCGTGCCACCGACGAGCTGGCCAAGCGCCTCGGCGAGGTCAGCATCCCGTTCCTTGTCGTGCACGGCAGCGCCGACGAGGTTACCGACCCGGAAGTCAGCCGCGCCCtgtacgccgccgccgccagcaagGACAAGACTATCAAGATATACGACGGGATGCTCCACTCCTTGCTATTTGGGGAACCGGACGAGAACATCGAGCGTGTCCGTGGCGACATCCTGGCCTGGCTCAACGAGAGATGCACACCGCCGGCAACTCCCTGGCACCGTGACATACCTGTCGAATAA
- the LOC136550287 gene encoding caffeoylshikimate esterase-like isoform X1, with protein MQADGDAPAPAVHFWGEHPATEAEFYAAHGTEGEPSYFSTPEAGARRLFTRAWRPRAPERPRALVFMVHGYGNDVSWTFQSTAVFLARSGFACFAADLPGHGRSHGLRAFVPDLDAAVADLLAFFRAVKAREEHAGLPCFLFGESMGGAICLLIHLRTRPEEWAGAVLVAPMCRISDRIRPPWPLPEILTFVARFAPTAAIVPTADLIEKSVKVPAKRIIAARNPVRYNGRPRLGTVVELLRATDELAKRLGEVSIPFLVVHGSADEVTDPEVSRALYAAAASKDKTIKIYDGMLHSLLFGEPDENIERVRGDILAWLNERCTPPATPWHRDIPVE; from the coding sequence ATGCAGGCGGACGGGgacgcgccggcgccggccgtCCACTTCTGGGGCGAGCACCCGGCCACGGAGGCGGAGTTCTACGCGGCGCACGGCACGGAGGGCGAGCCCTCCTACTTCAGCACGCCCGAGGCGGGCGCCCGGCGGCTCTTCACGCGCGCGTGGAGGCCCCGCGCGCCCGAGCGGCCCAGGGCGCTCGTCTTCATGGTCCACGGCTACGGCAACGACGTCAGCTGGACGTTTCAGTCCACGGCGGTCTTCCTCGCGCGGTCCGGGTTCGCCTGCTTCGCGGCCGACCTCCCGGGCCACGGCCGCTCCCACGGCCTCCGCGCCTTCGTGCCCGACCTCGACGCCGCCGTCGCCGACCTCCTCGCCTTCTTCCGCGCCGTCAAGGCGAGGGAGGAGCACGCGGGCCTGCCCTGCTTCCTCTTCGGGGAGTCCATGGGCGGGGCCATCTGCTTGCTCATCCACCTCCGCACGCGGCCGGAGGAGTGGGCGGGGGCGGTCCTCGTCGCGCCCATGTGCAGGATCTCCGACCGGATCCGCCCGCCGTGGCCGCTGCCGGAAATTCTCACCTTCGTCGCGCGGTTCGCGCCCACGGCCGCCATCGTTCCCACCGCTGACCTCATCGAGAAGTCCGTCAAGGTGCCCGCCAAGCGCATCATTGCAGCGCGCAACCCTGTGCGCTACAACGGCCGCCCCAGGCTCGGCACCGTCGTCGAGCTGTTGCGTGCCACCGACGAGCTGGCCAAGCGCCTCGGCGAGGTCAGCATCCCGTTCCTTGTCGTGCACGGCAGCGCCGACGAGGTTACCGACCCGGAAGTCAGCCGCGCCCtgtacgccgccgccgccagcaagGACAAGACTATCAAGATATACGACGGGATGCTCCACTCCTTGCTATTTGGGGAACCGGACGAGAACATCGAGCGTGTCCGTGGCGACATCCTGGCCTGGCTCAACGAGAGATGCACACCGCCGGCAACTCCCTGGCACCGTGACATACCTGTCGAATAA
- the LOC136550288 gene encoding putative cell wall protein: MARSSSVLVVVLVVLAAAVACSATRPVPTQQQAVSAAAEDVKRPDTLQEGTVLIPGLGRYEIGSHYIPDIGGLDHSIPAAVHGQFMPGADDTWVPNPGFEVPNPSLPGAATP; this comes from the coding sequence ATGGCCAGGTCGTCGTCAGTTCTGGTCGTCGTCCTCGTGGTTCTGGCCGCAGCAGTGGCGTGCTCCGCGACGCGCCCCGTCCCCACGCAGCAGCAGGCcgtgtcggcggcggcggaggacgtGAAGCGGCCGGACACGCTGCAGGAGGGGACGGTGCTGATCCCGGGGCTGGGGCGCTACGAGATCGGCAGCCACTACATCCCGGATATCGGCGGGCTGGACCACAGCATCCCCGCCGCCGTCCACGGGCAGTTCATGCCCGGCGCCGACGACACCTGGGTGCCCAACCCCGGCTTCGAGGTCCCCAACCCCTCCCTCCCCGGCGCGGCCACTCCCTGA